A section of the Hirschia baltica ATCC 49814 genome encodes:
- a CDS encoding glycoside hydrolase family 3 N-terminal domain-containing protein yields MKISLKNSLQSALCIAALTGCTALSGAENPSAASQAEMVAASKVTQNDAAMACLSERAKNLLAVMSVEEKIGQLHQAAGGRSKNLNSKLTPEELDKVRRGEIGSYLHVAGAKELGELQKVAIEESTHGIPLLFAMDVVHGYKTIFPVPLGMASTWEPAMWESASKIAAEESTASGLHWTFAPMVDIARDPRWGRIVEGAGADPYLGSVMAVAQVKGFQGNDLAAGNTMLATTKHLGVYGAPTGGRDYGTSDVSERTVHEIYMPPFYAANAAGSGSYMTAFNDIAGIPTTANEELVDGVLREDWGFCGMIVSDWNAIDELRNHGIAADRPHAAALALKAGVDMDMTSEVYKNDLAEAIKRDPSLMADLDLAAGRIITIKEKLGLFDNAMAYHDEAREASQLLTPANRAEARKAAQMAAVLLKNDNNALPLSTEPQRVLVAGALAQDALTQLGSWRARGDVNDVVNIIDGLKNNAPEGIEIDYVVGADPYNDDVSGLSDLTEKAANADRILLVLGEHFDLSGEARSRSDLEIPPSQQAMLQAAIDTGKPVSVILVTGRALAIPEVDAGADAILNIWMGGIETGNAVADLVYGKVSPAGRLPISFPHKTGQAPFTYSENPGGRPADPDITKDTNRFMDLPITPLYAFGHGLSYSSFEYSDLSAASNQVTADGSIELSVQVTNTGDVAADEVVQLYMRDKLSFVARPKLELRGFKRISLEPNQTANVTFTLSPQQAAVYKSRNNWAVESGELEFFIGHSAQDLTSSQTIEITTSAKSKIPAAAIETKVSVSK; encoded by the coding sequence ATGAAAATTTCTTTGAAAAACAGCCTACAATCAGCTTTATGTATTGCAGCTTTAACTGGATGTACCGCACTCTCCGGTGCAGAAAACCCTAGTGCTGCAAGTCAAGCTGAAATGGTCGCAGCTAGTAAAGTTACACAAAATGATGCGGCAATGGCTTGTCTCTCTGAGCGCGCTAAAAACCTATTAGCCGTTATGAGCGTTGAAGAAAAAATTGGGCAGCTGCATCAGGCTGCCGGTGGACGCAGCAAAAACCTCAATTCAAAACTGACACCTGAAGAATTAGACAAGGTACGGCGCGGCGAAATCGGTTCCTATCTTCACGTTGCTGGCGCAAAAGAACTTGGTGAGTTGCAAAAAGTTGCTATCGAAGAAAGCACTCATGGCATTCCGCTTCTATTCGCAATGGATGTTGTGCATGGATATAAAACCATCTTCCCTGTTCCCCTTGGCATGGCAAGCACATGGGAACCAGCTATGTGGGAATCAGCTTCCAAAATAGCCGCTGAAGAATCAACAGCTTCCGGCCTACACTGGACATTTGCACCCATGGTCGACATTGCCCGTGATCCACGCTGGGGCCGTATAGTCGAAGGTGCTGGTGCTGACCCCTATCTTGGTTCAGTTATGGCTGTTGCTCAGGTCAAAGGCTTTCAGGGAAATGACCTTGCCGCTGGAAACACAATGCTCGCCACCACAAAACACTTAGGTGTTTATGGAGCACCTACAGGTGGACGTGATTATGGAACAAGCGACGTATCTGAGCGCACAGTCCACGAAATCTACATGCCTCCTTTCTATGCTGCGAACGCTGCAGGAAGCGGCTCCTACATGACGGCATTTAACGATATTGCCGGCATACCAACGACAGCAAATGAAGAACTCGTAGACGGCGTTTTACGCGAAGATTGGGGCTTTTGTGGCATGATCGTCAGCGATTGGAACGCCATTGACGAGCTACGAAACCACGGCATCGCCGCCGACCGTCCACATGCTGCTGCACTCGCGCTTAAAGCCGGTGTCGATATGGATATGACGAGCGAAGTTTATAAAAATGATCTGGCTGAAGCCATAAAACGCGATCCATCATTGATGGCTGACCTTGATCTAGCTGCGGGCCGTATCATTACGATTAAAGAAAAACTCGGACTATTTGATAATGCTATGGCTTATCATGATGAAGCACGAGAAGCTTCGCAATTGCTGACACCAGCTAATCGCGCTGAAGCCAGAAAAGCAGCGCAAATGGCTGCTGTTCTTTTGAAAAACGACAATAATGCGCTTCCGCTTTCTACTGAACCCCAAAGAGTGCTTGTCGCAGGCGCTCTAGCTCAAGATGCGCTAACTCAACTTGGCTCATGGCGTGCACGCGGTGATGTTAACGATGTCGTCAATATTATTGATGGTCTAAAAAACAACGCCCCTGAAGGCATAGAAATAGATTATGTGGTCGGCGCTGATCCATATAATGACGATGTTTCCGGCCTATCAGACCTGACAGAAAAAGCAGCAAATGCAGATCGTATCCTACTCGTATTGGGTGAGCATTTCGACCTTTCAGGTGAAGCGCGTAGCCGCTCCGACCTAGAAATTCCCCCAAGCCAGCAAGCCATGCTGCAAGCGGCAATTGATACAGGAAAACCTGTTTCTGTTATTCTTGTGACCGGACGTGCACTTGCCATTCCTGAGGTTGATGCAGGCGCGGATGCAATCTTAAACATCTGGATGGGCGGTATCGAAACTGGAAATGCAGTAGCGGACCTTGTTTACGGAAAAGTATCCCCAGCAGGTCGTTTGCCGATTTCTTTTCCGCATAAAACCGGACAAGCACCATTCACTTATTCAGAAAACCCCGGTGGTCGTCCAGCAGATCCAGACATCACCAAAGATACTAACCGATTTATGGACCTGCCAATCACACCGCTATATGCATTTGGTCATGGCTTGAGCTATTCCAGCTTTGAATACAGTGATTTAAGCGCCGCATCCAATCAGGTGACTGCCGATGGCTCCATCGAACTTTCAGTGCAAGTTACAAACACCGGTGATGTTGCGGCCGATGAAGTTGTTCAACTTTATATGAGAGACAAACTTTCTTTCGTTGCGCGACCTAAATTGGAATTACGCGGCTTTAAACGCATCTCGCTTGAACCAAACCAAACTGCAAATGTCACATTTACGCTTTCTCCACAGCAAGCGGCAGTCTACAAAAGCAGAAATAATTGGGCGGTTGAATCGGGTGAACTGGAGTTTTTCATCGGTCATTCTGCACAAGATTTAACATCTAGTCAGACTATTGAAATAACAACGAGCGCAAAAAGCAAAATCCCTGCTGCGGCCATTGAAACAAAAGTGAGTGTCTCTAAATGA
- a CDS encoding SMP-30/gluconolactonase/LRE family protein yields MISRRTYLLGSGALAIAACTAANSPVEDNGLVTLEAFDPDFAKYIAPDASAISLSTGHQWLEGPAWDSNRETLYFTDVPQNIAYAWNQADGVSTFLKPSGSDVTTEDGFREPGANGLWYEDGDTLLICNHGKRALERLDLKSGTRTQLVSSFEGKKFNSPNDVAKAKNGDLFFTDPPYGLTDLDASPLKEMKANGVYVLTSENEILRLLEDMTFPNGIAVSPDQKTILISQSDPENPIVRNITIDENYAVVSDSVFFDAKEYQSETSPGLPDGMAMVSDGALFVTGPGGVFLLSPKGKALGRINTGKATANCVFGEAGNTLFITAGDSLLKLPTLCHA; encoded by the coding sequence ATGATCTCCAGAAGAACATATTTACTTGGTAGTGGCGCGCTCGCCATCGCTGCATGTACAGCCGCAAACTCACCTGTTGAAGACAACGGCCTCGTCACTTTGGAAGCATTTGACCCTGATTTTGCAAAATACATTGCGCCAGATGCATCTGCAATCAGTCTATCAACGGGCCATCAATGGTTGGAAGGCCCAGCTTGGGATTCCAATCGTGAAACTTTGTATTTCACTGATGTCCCACAAAATATTGCTTATGCTTGGAACCAAGCAGATGGTGTTTCTACTTTTCTAAAGCCATCGGGTTCAGATGTAACAACAGAAGATGGTTTTCGCGAACCCGGAGCAAACGGCCTTTGGTATGAAGATGGTGACACCCTCCTCATATGTAATCACGGTAAACGCGCACTTGAACGCCTCGACCTAAAATCAGGCACACGCACGCAATTAGTATCTTCTTTCGAAGGTAAGAAATTTAACAGTCCAAATGATGTGGCTAAAGCTAAAAATGGTGATCTGTTTTTTACTGATCCCCCTTATGGACTTACCGATCTAGATGCGTCTCCACTCAAGGAAATGAAGGCCAATGGCGTTTATGTTCTAACCTCCGAAAATGAAATTCTTCGCTTGCTTGAGGATATGACTTTTCCAAACGGTATTGCAGTTTCTCCCGATCAGAAAACTATTCTGATTAGCCAATCAGATCCTGAAAATCCTATCGTCAGAAATATCACGATTGATGAAAATTATGCTGTCGTGTCAGATTCTGTGTTCTTCGATGCCAAAGAATATCAATCAGAAACCAGCCCGGGATTACCTGATGGCATGGCAATGGTGAGCGATGGTGCCCTCTTCGTTACTGGACCTGGTGGCGTGTTCTTATTGTCACCTAAAGGTAAAGCATTGGGACGCATCAATACTGGGAAAGCCACAGCAAATTGTGTATTTGGAGAAGCCGGCAACACGCTTTTCATCACAGCTGGCGATAGCTTGCTAAAACTACCAACACTTTGTCACGCCTAA
- a CDS encoding MFS transporter, with product MDKRSDSIAWRTMIGYGVGDFGLNIYWNSLSLILMFWYADVVGLPPAIAGVIYFVGLLWDAISDPIVAYFAERTRTKYGTYRPYILFGSGLLGLVFAMLFWIPPFKGSLLIASLLITHILFRTCYTFVAVPYSALSSRLSFDSRNRTVISGVRMFCAFSGMLAVSLLWFPLVRYFNNGEETEPNGFLLAATFGSIIATSMLLICFFNTKERRPPGKDQLPTKKLLDFITSTISNKALMLMLLAICFQSAGGASYLIPLTFFIEINQSTFASKEAILTVSAIAMLAGVPVWTIAISKFGKKIAWLAATSVVTLSGISLAFIQLPLIHRIPPEIIGLGFGSSAFGVLVWSFIPDTVEYGQWTSGVRNEAAVFGSVTLVQKISSGMTGLFVGMMLSYLGYDAHLETQSTPVVQGIRLFISLLPGLLLFISTIVIFIMPLNRRRHANIINELSKSRQYDG from the coding sequence ATGGACAAACGGTCTGATTCAATCGCGTGGCGAACCATGATCGGTTACGGGGTTGGAGATTTTGGCCTCAACATATACTGGAACTCACTCTCATTAATATTGATGTTCTGGTATGCTGATGTTGTGGGTCTTCCCCCAGCAATAGCAGGTGTTATTTATTTTGTCGGATTGCTATGGGATGCAATCTCAGATCCGATCGTTGCCTATTTCGCTGAAAGAACGCGAACAAAATACGGAACTTACCGGCCCTATATATTATTCGGAAGTGGACTTTTGGGGCTAGTATTTGCAATGCTCTTTTGGATTCCTCCTTTCAAAGGAAGCCTTTTGATCGCATCTCTATTGATCACACATATATTATTTCGAACTTGCTATACTTTTGTAGCCGTCCCCTATTCCGCTCTATCTTCTAGATTGTCCTTTGACAGTCGAAACCGGACAGTAATTTCTGGCGTCCGCATGTTTTGCGCATTTAGTGGTATGCTTGCCGTTTCACTTTTGTGGTTTCCATTGGTTAGATATTTCAATAATGGTGAAGAAACGGAGCCAAACGGCTTCCTCCTCGCAGCGACGTTCGGCAGTATCATTGCGACCAGTATGCTGCTCATTTGTTTTTTCAATACCAAGGAACGCCGCCCCCCCGGAAAAGATCAACTACCAACCAAGAAGTTACTAGACTTCATCACCAGCACAATTTCCAACAAAGCACTCATGCTCATGCTTTTGGCAATATGCTTTCAATCTGCTGGCGGTGCGAGTTATTTAATCCCACTCACTTTCTTTATTGAAATCAATCAATCAACATTTGCGTCAAAAGAGGCAATTCTGACAGTTTCAGCCATTGCGATGTTGGCAGGCGTCCCTGTATGGACAATTGCTATCTCCAAATTTGGTAAGAAAATCGCATGGCTAGCGGCGACTTCAGTTGTCACGCTTTCTGGTATATCTTTAGCCTTCATCCAATTGCCTCTCATTCATCGTATTCCGCCTGAGATAATAGGCCTTGGATTTGGAAGTAGCGCATTTGGTGTCCTAGTATGGTCATTCATCCCGGATACTGTTGAATATGGGCAATGGACATCAGGCGTCAGAAATGAAGCAGCAGTATTTGGCTCGGTCACACTCGTTCAAAAAATTTCCAGCGGCATGACAGGCTTATTTGTCGGTATGATGCTGTCTTATCTGGGATATGATGCCCACCTTGAGACCCAATCAACGCCTGTCGTTCAAGGGATTCGCTTATTTATTTCTCTCTTACCCGGTCTCTTATTATTTATCTCCACCATTGTCATATTCATAATGCCTCTAAATAGACGGCGGCATGCAAATATTATCAATGAATTATCAAAATCCCGCCAATATGACGGTTAA
- a CDS encoding LacI family DNA-binding transcriptional regulator, whose translation MNGLPPKMKDVAELAGVSIKTVSRVLNNEPHVKDELRDKVKNAIEALGYVPSANARSLRSNRGYKIHYIMHNNRSNYVNSIQAGTIQTCQDHGYQLVVSMLKNIDAMSDDEIVQRLERLPTHGAPDGAVLVSPLSNHPKVNDILKGMKIPIARIGPNDIEDDEYDVKINEREAAQEITEYLIKLGHHRIGFIRGKEDQNATLERYNGYVDALKAHKLEIDPTLTQPGNFEFESGFTAGKHLLTLSNSPSAIFASNDDMAAGVLSAAHQLGVSVPDQLSVVGFDDSELASKIWPTLTTIRQPLLELGSVATELLIAKSQNTKDVSTKNFLPHKLIIRNSTGPAPA comes from the coding sequence ATGAACGGTCTACCCCCCAAAATGAAAGATGTGGCAGAACTTGCTGGCGTCTCTATAAAAACAGTCTCTCGCGTTTTAAACAATGAACCGCACGTCAAAGACGAATTACGAGATAAAGTCAAAAATGCTATAGAAGCTCTTGGCTATGTGCCCAGCGCCAATGCGCGCAGCCTGCGAAGCAATCGCGGCTACAAGATTCACTATATTATGCACAATAATCGCAGTAATTATGTGAATTCTATTCAGGCAGGCACCATCCAAACCTGTCAGGACCATGGGTATCAATTGGTTGTGTCAATGCTGAAAAATATTGATGCAATGTCCGATGATGAAATAGTGCAGCGTCTAGAACGCCTACCCACACACGGGGCACCCGATGGAGCTGTGCTTGTATCACCCCTTTCCAATCATCCCAAAGTCAATGATATCCTTAAAGGCATGAAAATCCCAATCGCACGTATTGGCCCCAATGACATTGAAGATGATGAATACGATGTCAAAATAAACGAACGTGAAGCCGCCCAAGAAATCACCGAATACCTAATCAAACTTGGTCATCACCGCATTGGTTTTATACGCGGTAAAGAAGATCAGAATGCCACGCTCGAACGCTATAATGGCTATGTTGATGCGTTAAAAGCGCATAAACTTGAAATTGATCCTACGCTAACACAGCCAGGTAATTTCGAATTTGAAAGCGGTTTCACTGCGGGTAAACATCTACTAACATTGTCTAATTCACCTTCTGCGATCTTCGCATCAAATGATGACATGGCGGCAGGTGTGTTAAGTGCTGCTCACCAATTGGGGGTTTCTGTTCCTGACCAACTCTCTGTTGTTGGTTTTGATGATTCAGAACTAGCCTCAAAAATTTGGCCTACTCTAACAACTATTCGCCAGCCCCTCTTGGAATTGGGAAGCGTTGCAACTGAATTGCTGATCGCAAAATCCCAAAACACAAAAGATGTATCTACAAAGAATTTTCTTCCTCATAAACTCATCATCCGAAATTCAACCGGGCCTGCTCCGGCATAA
- a CDS encoding helix-turn-helix domain-containing protein yields the protein MSENKLPNSIDKHVGRRVRWRRRELNFSQEKLGELLGLTFQQIQKYEKGVNRISAGRLFEMSRVLETTIGYFFMGVEEMDEAMNRSFAESDKDQALTGLIDADAVDLVVAFQSIPDPKLRQSILTMVRNSAEAFADNESNA from the coding sequence ATGTCTGAGAATAAGTTACCAAATTCAATCGATAAACATGTCGGAAGACGTGTTCGCTGGAGACGACGAGAGTTAAACTTTAGTCAAGAGAAGTTAGGGGAACTTCTGGGGTTAACGTTTCAACAAATCCAGAAATATGAGAAGGGCGTGAATAGAATTTCAGCGGGACGGCTGTTTGAAATGTCACGCGTTCTCGAAACGACAATCGGTTATTTCTTCATGGGTGTTGAGGAAATGGACGAGGCGATGAATCGCTCGTTTGCCGAAAGTGATAAGGATCAAGCTTTGACGGGGTTGATCGATGCTGATGCAGTTGACCTTGTCGTTGCATTTCAATCGATTCCTGATCCGAAATTACGTCAGTCAATTTTGACGATGGTACGTAATTCTGCAGAAGCATTCGCAGACAATGAGTCAAACGCATAG
- the lnt gene encoding apolipoprotein N-acyltransferase, producing MFEKFKTVGEEFAPSGNFLAVPYNFLNGLSGTPALVACFVFGALSNLSFAPLNFWPMMMISLVALVWMIDGATRQKKPRSAVFARTLLFAFGQFGVGFHWVAFAFLVDAKAHAALVWMSMLLPLGLAFIWAVIMRLAINFWVPGPARVMLFALTLFIAEWTRGHLFGGFPWNIPAMVWAPGGSVSQTASVFGVWGLSLLTLVFFSAPAALCDGRTQVGTKMGSVGRSVPIILVAVIFGSAWGWGSHRLSDATSQSVGPEVRLVDVGVPQSEKFKPEIRKLVLRRYLQLTQPDTGDNPRIVIWPEGAVPYALLQYPDALDPVTETLGARRLIVGTSFVDRTQRPERWYNSMAVLSAESPVAEAIYKKHRLVPFGEMVPFRKLASRIGIGALQQIAEAGFHAGPPPAPLSVEGVPDFQPLICYEALFPGLLPKRNVETEFSGVESDMAFERADWIVNISIDSWFGPLWAPYQHFEHAKYRAIEEGLPMARVASRGISGMVDGYGRVTDLAHAPDFEIYPEDPKGWKSRILDSHIPNALPPTMYSKYRDVFAIGMILLILICWITLPRD from the coding sequence ATGTTTGAGAAGTTCAAGACTGTTGGTGAAGAGTTCGCGCCAAGCGGGAATTTTTTGGCAGTGCCATATAATTTTCTGAATGGCTTAAGTGGGACACCAGCATTAGTCGCTTGTTTTGTCTTCGGTGCTCTATCAAATTTGTCATTTGCGCCATTAAATTTCTGGCCAATGATGATGATATCATTGGTCGCTTTGGTTTGGATGATTGATGGGGCGACTCGTCAGAAAAAACCTCGATCAGCCGTGTTTGCGCGGACTTTATTGTTTGCTTTTGGACAATTTGGGGTTGGATTTCATTGGGTCGCTTTTGCGTTTCTTGTCGATGCAAAAGCCCATGCTGCACTTGTCTGGATGTCGATGCTCTTGCCATTAGGCTTGGCATTTATCTGGGCTGTTATTATGCGCTTGGCGATTAATTTCTGGGTTCCCGGTCCAGCGCGCGTTATGCTTTTTGCCCTGACTTTATTTATTGCTGAATGGACGCGCGGGCATTTATTTGGCGGCTTTCCTTGGAATATTCCAGCCATGGTTTGGGCACCGGGTGGGTCTGTTTCTCAGACAGCTTCCGTCTTCGGTGTTTGGGGGTTAAGTCTTCTCACACTTGTGTTTTTTAGTGCGCCTGCAGCCCTTTGTGATGGCCGCACACAAGTGGGTACTAAGATGGGAAGCGTTGGACGCTCCGTGCCTATTATCTTAGTTGCAGTCATTTTTGGATCGGCTTGGGGCTGGGGCTCACATCGTTTATCTGATGCAACTAGCCAAAGCGTTGGACCGGAAGTTCGACTCGTCGATGTTGGTGTGCCGCAAAGCGAAAAATTCAAGCCAGAAATTAGAAAGCTGGTTTTACGTCGTTACTTACAACTGACTCAACCAGACACGGGCGACAATCCAAGAATTGTGATCTGGCCGGAAGGGGCCGTTCCGTATGCATTATTGCAGTATCCCGATGCTTTAGACCCTGTCACTGAAACTTTGGGCGCGCGTCGTTTGATTGTCGGAACGAGTTTTGTAGATAGAACACAGCGTCCTGAACGTTGGTATAATTCAATGGCTGTTTTGTCCGCGGAAAGTCCCGTGGCAGAAGCAATCTACAAAAAGCACCGTCTGGTTCCCTTTGGAGAGATGGTTCCATTTCGTAAATTAGCCTCGCGTATTGGTATAGGTGCCTTACAACAAATAGCAGAAGCAGGTTTTCATGCAGGGCCACCGCCAGCGCCTTTATCAGTGGAAGGGGTTCCTGATTTTCAGCCTCTGATTTGCTATGAAGCTTTGTTTCCAGGGCTTCTTCCAAAGCGAAATGTTGAAACAGAATTTAGCGGTGTAGAATCCGACATGGCGTTCGAACGAGCCGACTGGATCGTCAATATTTCGATAGATTCATGGTTTGGACCGTTGTGGGCACCATATCAGCACTTTGAACATGCCAAATATCGTGCAATCGAAGAAGGGTTGCCTATGGCGAGGGTTGCATCTCGCGGTATTTCAGGGATGGTGGACGGTTATGGGCGTGTGACTGATTTAGCACACGCACCAGATTTTGAAATATATCCAGAAGATCCTAAAGGTTGGAAGTCGCGAATACTAGACTCACACATTCCGAACGCTTTGCCACCGACGATGTATAGTAAATATAGAGATGTATTCGCAATTGGAATGATTCTGTTAATTTTAATTTGTTGGATTACTTTGCCAAGAGATTGA
- a CDS encoding transporter associated domain-containing protein yields MPDDDSSSEEISRRNGGLFSKLGNLFSGSNRATQDVETINESSSTTPSPSEMRLRVAEFETATVSDVMIPRVEIKAVEVETTVEELLKIFTEESHSRLPVYREALDDPIGLVHIKDFVAELASGDGVDSMSNEKLLAKIKREILFVPASMRLPDLLVKMQTSRIHLALVVDEYGGTDGLVSLEDLVEQIVGDIEDEHDEEEAHFEQRAPGVWEADARAEIEDFEEESELSLALADYEDEIDTLGGLVFALAGRVPHRGEIVQHPSNVAFEVIEADSRRIKKLRVRCGATHSPATTAGIKESAKAVS; encoded by the coding sequence ATGCCCGATGATGATTCGAGTAGCGAGGAAATCAGCCGTAGGAACGGCGGGCTTTTCTCGAAATTAGGAAATTTGTTTTCTGGTTCTAATCGTGCGACCCAAGACGTCGAAACGATAAATGAATCCAGTTCAACGACACCGTCCCCCTCAGAAATGCGATTGAGGGTGGCCGAGTTTGAAACAGCTACAGTTTCAGATGTCATGATCCCGAGAGTTGAGATAAAAGCTGTTGAGGTTGAGACGACTGTTGAAGAGTTGTTGAAAATCTTCACTGAGGAGTCTCATTCGCGGCTGCCAGTCTATCGCGAAGCTCTCGATGATCCGATCGGTCTTGTTCACATCAAAGACTTTGTGGCTGAACTTGCGAGCGGCGACGGCGTTGATAGCATGAGCAATGAAAAACTGCTTGCTAAGATAAAGCGGGAAATACTTTTTGTTCCGGCATCCATGCGTTTGCCTGATCTTCTTGTGAAAATGCAAACTAGCCGAATTCACCTTGCACTTGTGGTTGATGAATATGGTGGGACAGATGGTCTCGTATCTTTGGAGGATCTGGTAGAGCAGATTGTCGGAGATATTGAAGACGAGCATGATGAAGAAGAAGCGCATTTTGAACAAAGAGCGCCGGGTGTGTGGGAAGCGGATGCGCGGGCTGAAATTGAAGATTTTGAAGAAGAATCTGAACTTTCTCTTGCCCTAGCAGACTATGAAGATGAGATAGACACACTGGGCGGATTGGTGTTTGCGCTTGCAGGCCGAGTTCCCCATAGAGGGGAAATTGTTCAGCATCCTTCAAATGTCGCTTTTGAGGTTATAGAAGCAGATTCACGACGTATCAAAAAGCTGAGAGTCCGTTGCGGAGCAACCCATTCACCTGCTACGACAGCAGGCATAAAAGAGTCGGCCAAGGCGGTAAGCTAA
- the ybeY gene encoding rRNA maturation RNase YbeY: MPDNPVILSVDLRIEDDGWSVALDDCEAIIETALEAAAQKTGESGLVEVLLTNDAEMQTLNAQWRGKDKPTDVLSFPAEGASMPGMQTFLGDLALGLDVAKADSDKLGRDFRLHVMHLLVHGFLHLLGYDHMSDDEANTMEGLEAQILAPLGLPDPYGDAA, from the coding sequence ATGCCTGATAATCCAGTTATTTTATCAGTTGATTTGAGAATCGAAGATGATGGCTGGTCTGTCGCGCTTGATGATTGTGAAGCAATCATCGAGACGGCACTTGAGGCTGCCGCTCAGAAAACAGGTGAGAGCGGTTTGGTCGAAGTTCTTTTGACAAATGACGCCGAAATGCAAACTTTGAATGCCCAATGGCGTGGCAAGGATAAGCCAACGGATGTGCTATCCTTTCCGGCTGAAGGTGCATCAATGCCCGGTATGCAGACTTTTCTAGGTGATCTTGCGCTTGGCCTAGACGTTGCAAAGGCAGATTCAGATAAACTTGGACGTGACTTTAGATTGCATGTTATGCATCTTTTGGTGCATGGCTTCTTGCATCTTTTAGGTTATGATCACATGTCTGATGATGAAGCGAACACAATGGAAGGGTTGGAGGCACAAATTCTTGCGCCGCTTGGACTACCAGACCCATATGGAGATGCGGCATAG
- a CDS encoding PhoH family protein — protein sequence MSTKKTASKNRAKSANRSSRIFKLEDSKRLRDLCGPGHHNLQVLELHLADFDLKVESQGGEIRIDGEGQGPKLAEQALTAFADRVEAGADPSGFELEGVIRLVRDDALPTASGGGEIIAGLNKPVTPQTPGQRTYLKTLRDDASGLVFGTGPAGTGKTFLAVAVGAAELKTGKRERLIVARPAVEAGEQLGFLPGALEEKVDPYMLPIWDALNELLGAQEVERRKARKEIEVAPLAFMRGRTLKNAFVIIDEAQNATIPQMKMVLTRLGRGSRMVVTGDPSQTDLPDRSPSGLAHGMRILEGVEGVAQTALTAKDVVRHDLVARIVTAYDDDENGRNA from the coding sequence TTGAGCACTAAAAAAACAGCTTCAAAAAATAGAGCGAAATCTGCAAATCGTTCATCTCGCATATTTAAATTGGAAGACAGTAAACGTCTGCGTGATTTATGCGGTCCGGGACATCATAATTTACAGGTGCTCGAATTACATCTCGCCGATTTTGATTTGAAAGTGGAAAGCCAAGGCGGAGAAATTCGCATTGATGGTGAGGGGCAGGGCCCTAAACTTGCCGAGCAGGCGCTGACAGCTTTTGCTGATCGCGTAGAGGCTGGTGCAGATCCATCTGGCTTTGAATTGGAGGGCGTCATCCGTCTGGTGCGAGATGATGCTTTACCAACGGCATCTGGTGGCGGTGAAATTATTGCTGGGCTGAACAAGCCAGTCACGCCGCAAACACCGGGTCAACGCACATATTTGAAAACACTTCGTGATGATGCTTCGGGACTTGTCTTTGGAACGGGCCCTGCAGGAACCGGAAAGACATTTCTTGCGGTTGCGGTGGGTGCAGCTGAATTGAAGACGGGTAAGAGAGAGCGTTTAATTGTCGCACGTCCGGCTGTTGAGGCGGGTGAGCAATTGGGTTTCTTGCCGGGTGCTTTGGAAGAAAAAGTTGATCCTTATATGCTTCCAATTTGGGACGCATTGAATGAATTGCTTGGTGCACAAGAAGTAGAGCGCCGCAAAGCACGCAAAGAAATTGAAGTGGCACCACTTGCTTTTATGCGGGGACGGACGCTGAAAAATGCATTTGTCATTATTGATGAAGCGCAGAATGCAACAATTCCACAAATGAAAATGGTTTTGACGCGTTTAGGGCGTGGTTCACGCATGGTTGTGACGGGTGATCCATCACAAACTGATTTACCGGACCGTTCACCATCAGGTTTGGCGCATGGAATGCGAATTCTGGAAGGTGTTGAGGGCGTTGCGCAGACTGCGCTGACAGCCAAAGATGTTGTTAGGCATGATCTTGTTGCCCGTATTGTCACAGCTTATGATGATGACGAGAATGGACGCAATGCCTGA